In Archangium violaceum, the following are encoded in one genomic region:
- a CDS encoding glycosyltransferase family 2 protein, which produces MAASPYLSIVIPVYNEASIIASAAAELTQGLDARGWDYEVIFAENGSRDATPRILEEMCAKSPRLRWFHSERPNYGTALKAGIEKARGAFVFCDEIDLCDLSFYDSALPLLEKGGVDMVVGSKAAKGASDQRPLVRRVATRVHNGLLRVALGFQGTDTHGLKAFRREALLPVVAKCLVDMDVFASEFVIRAWREGLRVVEIPIQLHEKRQPSIHLFKRVPNVLKNVGKLFYVIRIRGT; this is translated from the coding sequence ATGGCCGCGTCCCCGTACCTGTCCATCGTCATCCCCGTCTACAACGAGGCCTCCATCATCGCGTCCGCCGCGGCGGAGCTCACCCAGGGGCTCGACGCGCGGGGGTGGGACTACGAGGTCATCTTCGCGGAGAACGGCTCACGTGACGCCACGCCCCGGATTCTCGAGGAGATGTGCGCGAAGAGCCCGCGCCTGCGCTGGTTCCACTCGGAGCGGCCCAACTACGGCACGGCGTTGAAGGCCGGCATCGAGAAGGCGCGGGGCGCGTTCGTCTTCTGCGATGAGATCGACCTGTGCGACCTGAGCTTCTACGACTCCGCGCTGCCGCTGCTGGAGAAGGGCGGGGTGGACATGGTGGTGGGCTCGAAGGCCGCCAAGGGCGCGAGTGACCAGAGGCCCCTGGTGCGGCGCGTGGCCACGCGGGTGCACAACGGATTGCTGCGGGTGGCGCTGGGTTTCCAGGGCACGGACACGCACGGGCTGAAGGCCTTCCGGCGCGAGGCGCTGCTACCGGTGGTGGCCAAGTGCCTGGTGGACATGGACGTGTTCGCCAGCGAGTTCGTCATCCGTGCCTGGCGCGAGGGGCTGCGGGTGGTGGAGATCCCCATCCAACTCCACGAGAAGCGCCAGCCCTCCATCCACCTCTTCAAGCGCGTGCCCAACGTGCTGAAGAACGTGGGCAAGCTGTTCTACGTCATCCGCATTCGCGGCACCTGA
- a CDS encoding polysaccharide deacetylase family protein, with translation MARRLASISVDLDSLPHYCRIHGLPESLLDARARGLVYTKAVPRLRELLESVGVPGTFFAIGEDVEADTGAAAALRSAHEAGVEVASHSFSHDYALTRRAPESIREDLRRADEVLEAATGARPVGFRAPGYTLNAALYAATVERGYRYGSSAFPAAPYYTAKAAVMGALALLGRPSRAVLDSPRVLLAPRTPYRPDPTQPYSRGSGAVLELPMAVTPGVRFPFIGTFAITLPLPAIRAAYRALGGDTFFNFELHAVDVLDAEDGIPPELVRQQRDLRVPARHKLKRLKTLFDWLKSDYDVVTLRDAAAHLSTTV, from the coding sequence GTGGCACGGCGGCTGGCATCCATCTCCGTCGACCTGGACTCGCTGCCGCACTACTGCCGCATCCACGGACTGCCCGAGTCGCTGTTGGACGCGCGGGCGCGGGGGCTCGTCTACACGAAGGCGGTGCCCCGGTTGAGGGAGCTGCTGGAGTCGGTGGGCGTCCCTGGGACGTTCTTCGCCATTGGCGAGGACGTGGAGGCGGACACGGGGGCCGCGGCGGCACTGCGCTCGGCACATGAGGCGGGCGTGGAGGTGGCGAGTCACAGCTTCTCGCACGACTACGCGCTGACGCGGCGCGCACCCGAGAGCATCCGCGAGGACCTGCGGCGCGCGGACGAGGTGCTCGAGGCGGCCACGGGCGCGAGGCCGGTGGGCTTCCGTGCGCCGGGCTACACGCTCAACGCGGCCCTGTACGCGGCCACGGTGGAGCGGGGCTATCGCTACGGCTCGTCGGCGTTTCCCGCGGCCCCGTACTACACGGCGAAGGCGGCGGTGATGGGGGCGCTGGCGCTGCTGGGGCGGCCCTCGCGGGCGGTGCTGGACTCACCGCGCGTGCTGCTCGCGCCACGCACGCCGTATCGACCGGACCCGACACAGCCCTATTCGCGGGGCTCGGGGGCCGTGCTGGAGTTGCCCATGGCGGTGACGCCCGGGGTGCGCTTCCCCTTCATCGGCACCTTCGCCATCACCTTGCCGCTGCCGGCCATTCGAGCCGCGTACCGCGCGCTCGGGGGAGACACGTTCTTCAACTTCGAGCTGCACGCGGTGGACGTGCTGGACGCGGAGGACGGCATCCCGCCCGAGCTGGTGCGCCAGCAGAGGGACCTGCGGGTGCCCGCCAGGCACAAACTGAAGAGACTGAAGACGCTCTTCGACTGGCTGAAGTCCGACTACGACGTGGTGACGCTGCGGGACGCTGCCGCCCACCTCTCCACGACCGTCTAG